One Chitinophaga sp. H8 DNA window includes the following coding sequences:
- a CDS encoding PorP/SprF family type IX secretion system membrane protein: MKKALLFLTFILYLNPAKAQDPHFSQFFASPLTLNPAFTGLFSGDYRIAGNYRSQWRSIATPFVTGTVSADFGILKNVISYTDIWGVGLMAMYDKSGAGGLVANYVGLSTAYHKGLDPEGNHTLAIGLQATWVRKTIDPHKLIFEDQIDNNGYNPAIPTQELITNNKISYFDPNIGILYNGLIGEASNIYLGASYYHITQPIETFMNQNNNRLSYRWTVHGGGSFPVNGNNRIHTSAMYMKQSTASEISFGGAYGFTMDSNNDAPTVFYVGSWYRLKDAINPYLGLEISGFKVGLSYDINVSTLKPASNYRGGMELSVIYIRQKNENNKYKTLCPSF; encoded by the coding sequence ATGAAAAAAGCTTTACTATTTTTAACCTTTATCCTTTACCTAAACCCGGCAAAGGCACAAGATCCGCACTTCTCGCAGTTCTTTGCGTCTCCGCTAACACTCAATCCTGCATTTACAGGCCTTTTTTCCGGTGACTACCGGATTGCCGGCAATTACCGCTCTCAATGGAGAAGTATTGCTACTCCCTTTGTTACGGGTACTGTATCTGCCGACTTTGGCATCCTGAAAAATGTAATTTCATATACTGATATCTGGGGGGTGGGGCTGATGGCTATGTACGATAAATCGGGCGCCGGCGGCCTGGTAGCCAATTATGTAGGGTTAAGTACTGCCTACCACAAAGGCCTGGACCCGGAAGGGAACCATACCCTGGCCATTGGCCTGCAGGCTACCTGGGTCCGTAAAACAATTGATCCTCATAAACTGATCTTTGAAGACCAGATCGATAACAATGGCTATAATCCGGCCATCCCTACCCAGGAACTGATCACCAACAACAAAATCTCCTATTTTGATCCTAACATAGGTATTCTATACAACGGGCTGATAGGTGAAGCTTCCAATATTTATCTGGGAGCCTCCTACTACCATATTACACAGCCTATTGAAACATTTATGAACCAGAATAATAACCGCCTCAGCTATCGCTGGACGGTACACGGAGGAGGATCCTTCCCTGTAAATGGTAATAACCGAATCCATACCAGTGCCATGTATATGAAACAAAGTACCGCCTCAGAAATCAGTTTCGGCGGTGCCTATGGCTTCACTATGGACAGCAATAACGATGCGCCTACGGTATTCTACGTAGGTAGCTGGTACCGCCTGAAAGATGCGATCAATCCGTACCTGGGACTGGAGATATCGGGCTTCAAAGTAGGGCTCTCCTATGATATCAACGTGTCTACACTTAAGCCCGCTTCCAACTACCGGGGTGGTATGGAACTTTCTGTGATCTATATCCGGCAAAAGAACGAGAACAACAAGTATAAAACTTTATGTCCCAGCTTCTAA
- a CDS encoding EI24 domain-containing protein, with translation MFSFREGLSAIQSYGKAHHFIMQHKLWKWILIPGIIYCVLFITGVYFVWGYSDDFVQYMYNLPLVKNWLTEMENSWLSFFFFLLAFSIRMVLLLLYFAYFKYLFLIVGSPIFAYLSEKTESILQHRDFPFSWAQLFKDILRGIKMSFRNMFFQTITILCMFVLSFIPVIGWTTPLICFFIECYFYGFSMMDYSCERHQLTMKQSIAFIRQHRGMALGNGMVFYLFMFIPVIGWMLAPSYAVIAATIDLQHKRLL, from the coding sequence TTGTTTTCATTTAGAGAAGGGCTGTCGGCAATACAATCGTACGGAAAAGCACACCATTTTATTATGCAGCATAAGCTGTGGAAATGGATACTTATTCCGGGAATCATTTATTGTGTACTATTTATCACCGGTGTTTACTTCGTTTGGGGATACTCAGACGATTTTGTACAATACATGTATAACCTGCCCCTCGTAAAAAACTGGCTTACCGAAATGGAAAACAGCTGGCTCAGCTTCTTCTTTTTCCTGCTGGCCTTTTCTATACGTATGGTGCTGTTACTCCTCTATTTCGCATATTTCAAATATCTGTTCCTGATAGTAGGCTCTCCTATCTTTGCTTACCTGTCGGAAAAAACAGAATCCATCCTGCAGCACCGGGACTTTCCTTTCAGCTGGGCACAATTATTTAAAGATATTCTGCGGGGCATTAAAATGTCCTTTCGCAATATGTTTTTCCAAACCATTACCATTCTATGCATGTTTGTGCTGTCGTTTATACCGGTGATCGGTTGGACCACACCGCTGATCTGCTTTTTCATTGAATGTTATTTTTACGGGTTTTCCATGATGGACTATAGCTGTGAAAGGCATCAGCTCACTATGAAACAAAGTATTGCCTTTATCCGCCAGCACCGGGGCATGGCCCTGGGTAATGGAATGGTATTTTATTTATTCATGTTCATTCCTGTAATTGGCTGGATGCTGGCTCCCTCCTATGCAGTAATAGCTGCTACTATTGATTTACAACACAAACGCCTGCTGTAA
- a CDS encoding SAM-dependent methyltransferase has protein sequence MTAPGKVYLVPTVLSADALFTIPAYITTTVQKLTVFFVENERTARRYLKALDRNINIDALQLLLMHENHPPDTALAKKLLLAGTDIGILSEAGCPAIADPGHLIVQVAHSIDAQVIPMIGPNSMLLALMAAGMNGQNFQFVGYLPVRPPERVKMIKELELQSQKKKQTQLFIETPYRNNQVLQDILANCKDQTQLCIAADITAPEEFIKTKTVKEWKKNIPELHKRPAIFLLYAP, from the coding sequence ATGACTGCTCCCGGAAAAGTATACCTGGTGCCTACCGTACTGAGTGCCGACGCCTTGTTTACCATACCTGCCTATATTACCACCACCGTGCAAAAGCTTACGGTGTTTTTCGTGGAAAATGAACGTACGGCCAGACGTTATTTAAAAGCACTGGACAGAAATATTAATATTGATGCTTTACAGCTGCTGCTCATGCATGAAAATCATCCACCGGATACTGCCCTCGCTAAAAAGCTGCTGCTGGCCGGTACGGATATTGGCATCCTGAGCGAAGCCGGATGTCCTGCCATCGCTGATCCGGGGCACCTGATAGTACAGGTGGCCCATAGCATCGATGCACAGGTGATCCCCATGATTGGTCCTAATTCCATGTTATTGGCCCTGATGGCAGCGGGCATGAATGGCCAAAATTTTCAGTTTGTGGGGTATCTTCCGGTAAGGCCTCCTGAAAGGGTGAAAATGATCAAAGAGCTGGAACTCCAGTCTCAAAAGAAAAAACAAACACAGCTTTTCATTGAAACCCCCTATCGCAATAACCAGGTACTGCAGGATATACTGGCTAATTGCAAGGATCAAACGCAATTATGTATTGCGGCAGACATCACCGCTCCTGAAGAATTTATTAAAACCAAAACTGTAAAAGAATGGAAGAAAAATATACCGGAGCTGCATAAAAGGCCGGCTATATTTCTCTTGTACGCTCCCTGA